DNA sequence from the Streptomyces tsukubensis genome:
GGATGCCGGTCCACGAGGTCTCCATCGGTGACTACGTCCTCGCGGGCGGCGAGGCCGCGGTCCTGGTGATCACCGAGGCGGTGGCCCGGCTGCTCCCCGGCGTCCTCGGCAACGCCGAATCCCACCGGGACGACTCCTTCGCGCCCGGCGCCATGGCCAACCTGCTGGAGGGGCCCGTCTACACCAAGCCCCCGGTCTGGCGCGGCCGGGCCGTCCCCGAGGTGCTGACGGGCGGCCACCACGGCAAGGTCGCCCGCTGGCGCCGCGACGAGGCGCTGCGCCGTACCGCCGCCCACCGGCCCGATCTGCTGGAGCGCTGCGATCCGGCGGAGTTCGACCGCAAGGACCGCGAGATCCTCTCCCTGCTGGGCTGGGCGCCCGAGCCCGACGGCCGATTTTGGCGCGGGCCGGAGGCCGTGGAAGAATAGGCCGCTGCCGTACGTCCGGCGTGCGCCCCTGCCACAGGGGGACACGACGCCCGCTCCGACGGGACGGCCCCTGAACTCATCCCTCTCCCGCCGATGACCTGTGGCATCGGTGAAGAAAGCAGACGAACATGTCGCACGTGCTCGACGCCGTCAACGCCGCTTCCCTGCGGTCCGACGTCCCCGCCTTCCGTCCCGGTGACACCGTGAACGTCCACGTTCGCGTCATCGAGGGCAACCGCTCCCGTATCCAGCAGTTCAAGGGTGTCGTCATCCGCCGTCAGGGCGCCGGCGTCAGCGAGACCTTCACGGTCCGCAAGGTGTCCTTCTCCGTCGGTGTCGAGCGGACCTTCCCGGTCCACAGCCCGATCTTCGAGAAGATCGAGCTGGTCACCCGCGGTGACGTCCGCCGCGCCAAGCTGTACTACCTCCGTGAGCTGCGCGGCAAGGCCGCGAAGATCAAGGAGAAGCGCGACAACTGAGCCGTCGGCCCGGCGGTCCCCGAGGGACCGGTGGGCCGGGGCTCACGCCTCGCAGGGGTCCATAGCGCGGCCGGATAGGCTCGTCCGCGATGGACACCGAGAACACACGCACGGAGCGCGACCGCTCTTCCGCAACCGACCGCCCGGACCCCGTCCCGGCGGCGGAGCCCGGCACTGCCGCCGGGACCGTGGAAGAGGGGCCGCGCTCCAGGCGTTTTCCGGGGCTTGCGCGGGTAGCGGGACTGCTGGGCGGCACCTGGCGCCGGTCGGCGCTGCTGGCGGTCGTCTGTCTGGGGGCCGTCCTGCTGGTCAGCCGGTTTGTGGTGCAGCCGTTCCACATCCCCAGCGGTTCCATGGAGCCGACGCTGCGGACCGGGGACCGGGTGCTGGTGAACAAGCTGGTGTACGGACCGGACGCGGAACCGGAACGAGGCGATCTGATCGTCTTCGACGGTACGGGGTCGTTCGTACGGGAGGGAGCGGCGGCCAACCCGGTCCAGGAGGCGGTCCGCGGCGCGTTCGCGGCCGTGGGGCTCGCCGAGCCCGCCGAGACCGACTTCGTGAAGCGGGTGATCGGCGTGGGGGGCGACCGGGTGGTCTGCTGCGACAAGGAGGGCCGGATCACGGTGAACGGCACCGCGCTCGACGAGCGCTATCTGCACCCCGGTGACGCGCCTTCCGATGTGGCCTTCGACATCGTCGTCCGCCCGGGCACCCTGTGGGTCATGGGCGACCATCGGAGCGACTCCCGCGACTCCCGCGACCATCTGGGCGACCCCGGCGGCGGCATGGTGCCGGTGGAGAACGTGATCGGGCGGGCCGACTGGATCGCATGGCCCGCCGGGCGCTGGGGCTCCCTGGAGGGTACGGATGCCTTCGCCCGGGTCCCGGACGCGCCCGAGGGGTCCGCGCCCGACGCCCCGGGCAGCTGGAGCGGGGGCGGCCCCGCCCCCTCGACGGCACCGGGCTCACCGGGGGCGCCCGGAGTGCCGTCCCCCGGCGGGGGAGCCGCGGACGGACGGCCCCATGGGTAGGCGGGGGCGGCCCCCCGGCCGGCGTACGGACGCCCCGCTGCCCACCGGAACCCGCCCCACCGACGGCTCGCCCGGCTCGCCCGCCCTGCCAGGCCCGTCCGGCATGCCCGCCCCGTCCGGCCGTGCCGAGCGCCGTCGGCTCGCCCGCAAGGTACGGCGCAGACGGCGGCGGTCGGCGCTGAAGGAGATCCCGCTGCTGGTCGGCGTGGCCCTGCTGATCGCGCTGGTGCTCAAGACCTTCCTCGTCCAGGCCTTCGTGATCCCCTCGGGGTCGATGGAACAGACGATCCGGATCGACGACCGGGTGCTGGTGGACAAGCTGACCCCGTGGTTCGGCTCCGAACCGGAGCGCGGGGACGTGGTCGTCTTCAAGGACCCCGGCGGCTGGCTCGCAAGCGATCAGGCGCTGCCCGGGAAGAAGGACGACCCGATCGTCGTCAAACAGATCAAACAAGGGCTCACCTTCATCGGACTGCTGCCGTCGGAGGGCGAGCAGGATCTGATCAAACGGGTCGTCGCGATCGGTGGCGACACCGTGGCCTGCTGCGACAAGGACGGACGGGTCACCGTCAACGGCGTCCCGCTCATCGAGTCGTACATCAATCCGGGAAACGTTCCTTCGGCCCGTGCCTTCGAGGTGAAGGTGCCGAAGGGGCGGCTGTTCGTGATGGGGGACCACCGGGCGGACTCCGCGGACTC
Encoded proteins:
- the trmD gene encoding tRNA (guanosine(37)-N1)-methyltransferase TrmD encodes the protein MRLDVVTIFPEYLEPLDVSLVGKARARGRLDVHVHDLRHWTYDRHNTVDDTPYGGGPGMVMKTEPWGEALDSALADGYEAGAHDPVLVVPTPSGRPFTQQTAVALARQPWLIFTPARYEGIDRRVTDEYATRMPVHEVSIGDYVLAGGEAAVLVITEAVARLLPGVLGNAESHRDDSFAPGAMANLLEGPVYTKPPVWRGRAVPEVLTGGHHGKVARWRRDEALRRTAAHRPDLLERCDPAEFDRKDREILSLLGWAPEPDGRFWRGPEAVEE
- the rplS gene encoding 50S ribosomal protein L19, whose translation is MSHVLDAVNAASLRSDVPAFRPGDTVNVHVRVIEGNRSRIQQFKGVVIRRQGAGVSETFTVRKVSFSVGVERTFPVHSPIFEKIELVTRGDVRRAKLYYLRELRGKAAKIKEKRDN
- the lepB gene encoding signal peptidase I; its protein translation is MDTENTRTERDRSSATDRPDPVPAAEPGTAAGTVEEGPRSRRFPGLARVAGLLGGTWRRSALLAVVCLGAVLLVSRFVVQPFHIPSGSMEPTLRTGDRVLVNKLVYGPDAEPERGDLIVFDGTGSFVREGAAANPVQEAVRGAFAAVGLAEPAETDFVKRVIGVGGDRVVCCDKEGRITVNGTALDERYLHPGDAPSDVAFDIVVRPGTLWVMGDHRSDSRDSRDHLGDPGGGMVPVENVIGRADWIAWPAGRWGSLEGTDAFARVPDAPEGSAPDAPGSWSGGGPAPSTAPGSPGAPGVPSPGGGAADGRPHG